Genomic window (Syntrophorhabdaceae bacterium):
CCGGAGACTCACTTTCTGCATCCTGTCGATTATGGGGATAAGGATGATCAGTCCCGGGCCTTTCGGCGCGCCCAGGACCCGGCCGAGCCGGAAAATGACGCCCCGTTCATACTCATTGAGTATCTTGATCGCACTGGCCAGGAAAAATACTATCATCACAAGTACGAACAAATATATCGGAATCATCTTAACCCCCTTTTTTTCGGACTCTCAAGGTCAGATTCTCCACTTTGGAAATAATGACTTTTTCACCCGCTTTTATAGGCTCGTCGCTGGCTGCATTCCACAACTCGCCGTGGACGAGCACTTTTCCGGTCTCATGGACAATGGTCGTTGTGGTCCCCGTCTCCCCCAAAAGCCCTTCCTTGCCGGTCTTTACCTTTGACATCTGGGCTTTGATCGCAAAGGAGAGGACTCCGAAGACGAAAAGGGCCGAAAGCAGCGCCACGGCAATTATCGACTGCCAGGAAATGGAAAGAGCGCCTCCTGACGGGAGGTCCACAAGCATTATAGAGCCTATCACAACCGATATTATACCCGCAATACCCAAGACCCCGTGGCTTATGATCTTTACCTCCAGGATGAAGAATATGATCCCGAGGAGGATGAGGAAGGCCCCTGCATAGCTTATTGGCAAGGCTTGAAAAGAATAGAGGGCAAGGATGAGTGATATGCCCCCCAGAACACCGGGAAAAATGGCCCCGGGACTGAAAATCTCGAAAAGTATCCCGTAAATGCCAATCATCATGAGGATATAGGCCACATTGGGATCGCTTATCAGGCCCAGGAGCGTGTACTTGAAGGGCATCTCGATATCTATGATGGAGGCCCCTTTTGTATGGAGGACCACGTTCCCTTTCTTTGTTTCCACCGTCTTGCCGTCTACCTGATCGAGGAGATCACGGACCGTCCCCGCCACCACGTCGATCACCCCTTTTTCCAGGGCGGTTCCGGCCTGGATCGAGGCGCTTTCCGTCACCGCGGAGGCTGCCCATGTTTCGTTCCTGCCCCGTTTCTTCGCAATGCTCCTCACATAGGCTTCCGCATCCCTGACCACCTTCTCCATCATCACTTTGTCGGTGGTCGATTTTCCCAACTCTACCGGGTGGGCGGCGCCCACATTGGTCCCGGGGGCCATGGCCGCGATGTGGGCGGCGAGGAGGATGACGCATCCGGCGGAAGCGGCCCGCGCTCCAGATGGGGCAACGTACACAATAATGGGGATATTTGATTCCATGATGGCCTTCACCACATCTCTCATGGAGGTGTCGAGGCCGCCCGGCGTGTCGAGGAGCATGACAAGGGCGTTCGCCGACTT
Coding sequences:
- a CDS encoding nodulation protein NfeD encodes the protein MKKALLSLMLSALFVWAALCAHAAEVYTATVQGAITPATAGFISEAIAKGEKKSANALVMLLDTPGGLDTSMRDVVKAIMESNIPIIVYVAPSGARAASAGCVILLAAHIAAMAPGTNVGAAHPVELGKSTTDKVMMEKVVRDAEAYVRSIAKKRGRNETWAASAVTESASIQAGTALEKGVIDVVAGTVRDLLDQVDGKTVETKKGNVVLHTKGASIIDIEMPFKYTLLGLISDPNVAYILMMIGIYGILFEIFSPGAIFPGVLGGISLILALYSFQALPISYAGAFLILLGIIFFILEVKIISHGVLGIAGIISVVIGSIMLVDLPSGGALSISWQSIIAVALLSALFVFGVLSFAIKAQMSKVKTGKEGLLGETGTTTTIVHETGKVLVHGELWNAASDEPIKAGEKVIISKVENLTLRVRKKGG